TGATACCTACATATGAGATAACATGCCTGTGGATATAAGCTTGAATAAGTCTATTTTCCTGTCAATGTGGGCAACTGATAGCAAGATGAGCTACCCCAGTACCCATCTACAGATAGAGCATAGCTACTAACAATCTTTTGGAGCCCTGACCCTACCCACCCAACCACAGAAGAGGAAGTCTCCCTGCAATGATCCTTCACAAGTGTAGGTCCAAAGATTGCATAATGTTAATCTCCTTCCTTGAACACAGAACCTTCTGCATTTTGGGAACTTGGTTTTCAGTTCTGCTTTTATGCTCATGAGTGTAGTTTGGTAACCTTTACATTTGTTAtcattttataattgaatttaatTGTACATACATAtcctctgtcctccctcatcCTGCCCTCCCCTTGGCCTCCCCCAAAACCAACTACACATTCTCATTTCCTCCTgggcaaggacttccctggggattcagctcagcctggtagattcagtcaaggcaggtccagtgccctcctcccttcacccaggcagAGCAATATGCTGAGATGATGTACCTATAAAATTCATGTATGTCGGTAAGAAAAGTCCATTAAATCTATAGGAGATTTTTTTAGCAGAATAGTATCAAATACAGAACCATGAGAATGCCAtgtttccttctccatttccctgtGTGCCACCTGGTTTtgtatatcaacttgacatagttagagtcatcagaggaaggaaacTCAGTTGAGGGAATACCTCCATGAAATCCAGCTgtaagtcattttctcaattagtgatcaatgggcaAATTCTCACCCTTGGTAGGTTGTGCCTTCACTGGGCTGCTTGTCCTGGGGTCTACAAGTAGGTGGGCTGATCAAGCCATgggtagcaagccagtaagcagtaccaccccatgacctctgcatcagctcctccctaCAGTAACCTGTCCTGTTTGATTACCTATCCCAACTTCCTTTAATAATAAACAGCAATTATGAAGAgtaaatcaaataaaccctttcctccccaacttaccttttggtcatggtgtttttcacagcaatagaaaccctaactaagaccaatTAGTACCAGTGTAGTGGGTTATTGCTGGGACAGACCTTACCATGTTTTTGGGAGGATTGTGGGAGGAAactggaactttggactagaagagccattgagtgttgagagacCTCAATGGTGGGATGTTCTatgggaacttggaagataagaatattgagagaagTGCAGAAAATGGAGGCCTGATTGGCTTGTAAAAtatcagagggaagtttaaagataatatgagggccattttctatttttgaattaAGAAcatgtggttctggttagctggggctgaaaaaTCAACTGTGAtcaacaagataccagaactactaaagcaaTCCTGTGGTTCTGGGTAGCCTGTTCTGAAGAATCATTGGTTATTAACAAGATACAAGAGTTAATAAACAATACTGTGGTTGGGGTCAGCTAGAGCTGAAGAATCAGTGGTAATTAACCAGATACCAGAATTACTGAAGTAAAACCTTTATGATACTGGGAAAATAGAAGCTGGTCAGCTGGAGTTGAGATACtagcagagaaaaagaagagaccagaatcactgaggtgaaatctgaCTGGAAGTATTTCCTGAGATCACAGAGAAGCTGTAATCTAGAGGCAGCCAAGGTTGGACATGGTGAGGCAGCCTGACTTGGTAATGTGTATAAGTCTCCCAGTTGGTACTGGTTTTGATGTCATGAAGGGATCATAAAGATTAGCTGAGGATTGACATTATAACCAGAAAGAAGAGGCCTTTTGTTATGGTGCACCCTTATTGGCATTTGAAGCCTCAGGACTGAAGGGGTCTTGCAAAGAATTTGAAGCTTGGCATGATGAGGAGAGTCCATGAGAAGATATTGGTGAAAGTGAAGCCCATTTGCAGCAGAGGACCCCTGTGACTTTGAGATGCCAGTACAATggaatgaccaccaagaacaacaGTAGCTGTGGAGAGGAGTGAGTCAGAGCCTAGAACATGAGCTGTGTGTACTGCAGATGTCAGAGCTAGAGAAGTGACCCCAGCCCTTTGGAGTATTACAGAACAATGTGAATGGATCCCAGATATTGGAGGGTTccaattttcattttgctttgatttgatcaTGACTGTGTCCTGACTCTTAACTATTGAAGTTATTTTATTGGAGCCCATGGTTGAAatactttgcattttaaaagactttggattttacaAGATTGCCTTTTTTTAAAGGGactaaaattttatgttttgaatcTGTAAAGACTTTGaggattttaaagttatttaagatGTTGGtgatgaagaagaaggaaaggatgtGGCTTTAAGGTGACATGTTTGTATGTCTACTTCACAAGCAGTCACGTATACTGGCTAggtttttgtgtcaacttgacacaacttagaGTCATCAGATGAACAAGACCCAGCTGAGGAAACACATCCATGAGATTCAGCTccaaggtattttctcaattagtgtcAATGGGGAAAGGACATCATGGTGGGTGGTGACATCCCTGGGCTactggtcctgggttcaataagaaGCTGGGCTCAACATGCCAGAAAAAGCAAGCTAGTAAACAGTTCCctttcatggcttctgcatcaactcctgacctatttgaattcctgtcctgacttccttagtGATGAACAGCATtactgaagtgtaagccaaataaacatgtTTCTCTCTAATTTgccttttggtcatagtgtttcatcaaaACAATAGAGAAAACCTAAGAAAGCCTCATAGTTTCCTCTGTGTTCATCTAGAAGAATTGATAGATCAGGAGCTCAGTGTGGCCCTTCTGCTATATCTTCCCAGGAGCATCAAACTGCATCTTCCCTTGTGAGTCACTGCTTCCCAGGCATGACATGAACATTGGCCAGTTGAAGACACTGTAGCTCTGATTATAcacaatagttttattttatattatagagGGTCCTGAGGCTACTCCTCTCCTCTCAGAAATAGAGGCAGTTAAAAGTTTCAGGCAAAGCTTTTTTCAGAGATATAAACACTGAAAAGTTTCAAATATTGCTTAGCATAGAGGAGCACATTGGGATCAAGAGTTTGGAGTTGAAACTGATTGGTGGATCTtgtctagtctacacagtgagttttgggacagtcagaactacactGTTATCCTTTCtcaacacacaaacagaaacaaaacacaagaacaaaGACATTTGACCACTTGCTTCTAAGGAACCCTAATATAACTTTTTGATTCACCAGTTAAAATTTTTCAGAGACTTGCCTGTTTCTGTCACAGTTGGGATGAGTAGGCATTGTTCATGTTTCTGGAGGAAAAGTTCACACAACATTCACAAAGGATCTCAAGGGCTGGATAGGAAAACATCCATGAGTTTGGTCTGGCTGTTGGAGTCAAGGAAAACCAAGAAGAACCTCTGAGAGAAAAAGACCAGCTTTGCGCACCCTCAGGTGAGGGGGGAGGCATCGGAATGTCACCAGGTTCATTTTATGTTATGTCTTGGTCCACGGTCACTGGGAGCATTCAGGCAGAAGTGGATGTTTAAAATGGACATGATCTTTAAGAAGAGACCACAATCAGATTTGCGTTTGTAATCCCAGTCCACATGAAGCTGAGAGATAAGAGGAAGAAGACTGAAAACTGCATGAGAttcaagagattctgtctcagaaactaaCACAAAGCCTAAAGGACCAGAAAGAGGCAGAAGCCACATATTCTGTAGCCCAACCCACCACAGCACTGGTAAAGGAAGCATCATGTGTCTGAGAAGAGGAGTTCCTCTTCCTCAAGGGATACTCTTTTTACATCTTCATGACATGAAGGAGAAGACAGCCTTCATAGCCCATACactttgtttctttccatttgaCAAAGGGACCAACTATCTGCAAAATTGTGGCAATTGGAAGATGCCATGACAACTTTTCTCACATCCCTGCTGTGTGTTGGTGAGATTCcaagatggggagggagaattCTTGTCTGAGAGGGAATCCACCCCACAGGCATACCTTGTGCCCTCAGGAAATCTCAGCAGCTTAGATGTCTGGAAGTTGAGGGCTTTCTGATATTTCAGCGCAAACACAGGTATCTCTTTTGCAGCACTGAGTCATCTGGTCCTCTGGATCCCAGCATTGGCAGGTGAGTGTCTTCACAGCTGTCCCAGATTGAACATCATTTGTGGGGACCACAGAAAACTCCTGAACAGAGCAGATGGAGAACAACAGGTGTGGGCTGATGCTGGGTGTGCCTGAGAATGTCCTGGGtctgagagctcatatctgagAGGGAGTTCTGGGGAACCAATTGTCATTTTCCTTGCAGGGGTCTTCTCTAAACCTATACTACAAGCCCTTCCAAGAAATGTGGTAATGACTGGAAACCAAGTGACATTCTTCTGTCAAGGGCCCTTAGAGGCCAAGGAATACCGTCTCTGCAAAGAAGGAAGTCCAGATTTCTTGGTACCAACAACCCTAATAGAAACTGAGAACGTGGCCAAATTCTCTATCTCATCAATTGAATGGATCAATGCAGGCcaatatatgtgtgaatataaaAGCCCCAATGGCAAAAGAGAACACAGTGACTACCTGGAgttggtggtgacaggtgagaggacCCCTCTACAACCATCACATGCTATAAAGCATCTGCCTTGCGGAAAGGAGTATATTCACAGTAGTTTCCCCTTTTTAAATATGCAAAGGAAAATGCTTCCTATGAGGGTCATATGTGCATATGAGGATAAAGCAgacattattaaaattaataaataaaggcCTTAATGTGTGGACAGATAGTTGTCTGCAAGTGGATTTGGGAACTGTCGTTAGGTTGAGTTGATCTGAAGGTCTGTTTAAACACATGACACATTCATGTATGTTTTTTGCCCTCTTCTCTCTTAGGAGTTCACAGGAGCAGTGTGAGCCTGTCAGCCCTTCCCAGCCCAGTGGTGACTGTAGGAGGAAATGTGACCCTTCAATGTGTGTCACAACATCCATATGACAGGTTCATTCTGAtgaaggaggatgagaagttctcCCCAGCTTTGCCCTCACAGAATATACACCCTGAGCTCTTTGGAGCCCTGTTCACAGTGGGTCCTGTGACCCCCAGCCAGAGGTGGAGGTTCACATGCTATGGGTATTACTTGAGCACCCCCCAGGCATGGTCAGTGCCCAGTAACCACCTAGAGCTCCTGGTCTCAGGTAAGGAAATGCAGGACTTCATTTGATGGACATTACAACTGACATAGGATCCCAGGAAAGGACCTGGTATGTTGTGGGTGAATGAGAGCCAAGAATACTGAACCCAATGTCATAAAATGTGTGATACAGCCAGACTTGAGGTGTAGAAACTAGGATTGATAGTAACAAAAGAACCTAAGATCCAGAGAAAAGTGTGATCTTTACGTGTCCTTTTGGTATTGCAGATCAGATTACATGTCCCTGAACTGGTGACCTTCTCTGTGATATTTTCCTAACAGATGCACCTCTTTTTTTCCACTTCTTTGCAGGGACCCTTCACAAACCCCGAATAGGGGCTCATCCTGGCTCTGTGATCCCCTCAGGGAGTCCTGTTACCATCAGGTGTCAGGCAACCTGAGAAACCCTAATCTCTGTGATATATAAAGAGGGAAGCCAAGAGCCCTGGGTCCAACCGACTCAAACAGACAACACTGAGGCAAAACTCACCATTCCATCTGTGACACAAGTGCAGGCAGGCTGATATCACTGTTACACTCACACCTCTGTGGGATGGTCAGATCGCAGTGACCTTTtagagctggtggtgacaggtgagaagACACCAGAAATCTTAACCCCAGATGTCACTCTCAAGAAAAGACTGCACTAACAGTACCTCTCATCAAAGGACAACCATGGGGGGCAATTCAGGCTTTGTGATCCTCTTTAATTTTCCATGTGTGTTTCTTCTAGGAGTCTACAACAAACCCACCCTGTCAACCATACACAATCCTGTTGTAAACTTAGGAGGGTCTGTGACCCTCTCTTGTACCTCAAGTCAGAGATACGACTGGTTCATTTTAACTAAGAATGATAAGAAGTTCTCCATCCCTCAGagctcaagacacacacacactgggatgtTCCTGGCTGAGTTTCCAGTGGGTCCAGTGACCTCTAGCCAGAGGTGGAGGTTCAGATGCTATGGCTATTACACAAATAATCCTCAGGTGTGGTCAGAAGGGAGTGAGCCCCTGGAGCTGCTGGTCTCAGGTGAGGAAGCCTCAGACTCCCTGTGGAATCATGTTGCACCTGACACAGGTTTCCTGTAAAGACCATAATGTGTGATATGTCTGAGCACCCAGAGCTCCTGAGATAATTGACACAGCATGCAGACTTttggatatgataaaataaaagggagattattgaatctacttttaaaaaggaactacttgttttatttatttatttatttatttatttatttatttatttatttatttattcatttatttatttattttggtttttcgagacagggttgctctgtgtagctttgcactttttcctggaactctcttggtaggaagtccaggatggcctcgaactcaaagagatccgcctggctctgcctcccgagtgctgggattaaaggcgtgcgccaccaccgcctggtgaactacttgttttaaacaggataagtaatgaatttttttgtctgaatttgtcaaatgttaatggactggacattgttatctATTAACAgagtttttcatctgaatctgtcaaatgttaatggacaaGACATTGTgtatgtaattcttgactgtgaatattgtatatacttattggatatagtttttcttgtattagttataagctttttaaaattttagcaaaagaggaaatgtggtgatattatcTTCCCCAAAAtcttgtgcaccctaataaacttatctggggtcagagaacagaacatccactagatatagaggccagaaaattgtaGCTCACAACCTTTagtcttagcattccagaggccaatatctgcctggatctctgtgagttcaaggccacactggaaacagccaggcatggtaacaagagcctttaaatcccaggaagtgatggcaggaagccaaAAGGTATTTAActcatgaggacaaggaactaaagcatggttaagcttttaggcttttgagcaacagttccgctgagattcattctgcatgaggactcagaggcttccagtctgaggaaacaggatcagttgaggaattggcaaggtgaggtggcagtggtttcttctgtttctctgatcttctagcattctctccccaataactggcaccaagtttgtttttattaatgaggccttttaagatttgtgctacagactGTGCGAGTCAGTGTACAGAAAGTGAGGAGAGAGCATAGTGAGATGAGATCTTGGGAGGCTCATGAGACTGAGTCTTTCCACGACATTACTGGTCCTTTTGCTATTTAGGAGAACATTTCAAGATCAGTAGCATGTTTGACTCTTACTGTGAAACTGCTCAAAATCTCACCTCTTTCCCACCTACTTTCTTAAAGGAAACCTCAAGAAACCCACCCTCtgggctgagccaggctctgtcATCAGCACAGGGGATCCTGTGACCATCTGGTGTGAGGGGACCAAGGAAACCCAAATATATTTCCTGTATAAAGAAGGAAGTCCAGCATCCTGGTTCCATCAAACTCCAAAAGATCCTGGTAAAAAGGTCATGTTCTCCATAGCGTCCATGGAAAAGCATCATGCAGGGCAATATCGCTGTTACTCTTATGAATCTACAGGGTGGACAGAGCAcagtgactccctggagctggtggtgacaggtgagaggacaCTGTCACAATCtttgcctctgtccacaggaaaTAGTCTTCTATAGGTGTGCTTCCACAGCCCATCTGCTGGAAGTGGCTGTGTTTCATTTGACAGACTGCCTGCTCCTCTCCTAGGTGTTTACCATGGCAAACCTACTCTGTCAGCtttgcccagccctgtggtgaccTCAGGTGGGAATGTGACCCTTCAGTGTGTCTCATCCAAAGGATATGATGGGTTCATTTTGACTGGTGCAGATCTGAATTTCTCCAGGTCCCAAAAGGCACAGTTATTACACACTGGACAGTCCCAGGCTCTGTTTCCTCTGATCCTTGTGACATCCAGCACACATGGGCCCTTTCGATGTTATGGAAACTATACAAATACCTCACATGTGTGGTCCGAGGCCAGTGACCCTCTGGAGATACATGTCTCAGGTAAGAAAGTCCACATTCCCACAAGTGAGTGACACCAGACACTCTTTGTCATTAGTGCTGCTGCCTCAAGGTGGGATTGAGGCCATGATGCCTGAAGGGAACTCTTGATTCCTAAGGCCCAGAGTAGAAAAGGCCATGGCACTTTCAAAGTAAGATGAGATATGGAATGTAACAAGAGCCAGGTGGATGACTTCCTGATGCTGTTCCTTCCAGGGCTGTCAATGAAGCCCACTTTGTTGACCCCAAAAGTCCCTGTCCTGGTCCCTGGAGAGAAGCTGACACTCAAGTGTTCCTCTGAGATAAGTTGTGACAGATTTGCTCTTTCAAAGAGGGGAGAAGTGACCTCACTCAAGTTTGTGTTCATCAGCCCCAGGCTGGTCATTTTCATGCCAGCTTCACCTAAAGCTCTGTGAATTTCTCCATTGGTGGTCAATACAAATGCCTTGGTGCACAGAGCTTCTCCTCTGAGTGGTCAGCCCCCAGTGACCCTCTAGACATCATGATCACAGGTGAGCAATGTAGTGCATTTAGTATGGACCCACCTTGGCACAAAGTCAGTTGGGTGGAGACCTGGGATTCATCATCAAGATGAGGATGAACATGTCAGGGATGAACAGGTCTAGGAGCAAGAGAGTGGAGAAGGGACTGTTTTTTACAACATAGAGACTAGGTTCTGAAAGAGGGTGGCTTAGAGCAATGACTGTAGCCCTTCAGTcacttatttttttatctttaggATACCTCCCTGTTATACCTGTTCTCTCAGTGCATCCAGGGACTACTGTGTCCTCAGGAGAGAATGTGACTTTACTGTGTTAATCATCAGTCCCAGTAAACACATTCTTTCTGTTCAAGGAAGGTTTGGCCATTCCTACCTGCCACAAAGTTCAATGCCTCAAGAGCTACAATATAAGGCAGAATTCTCCATGAGTGCCATGACCTCTGTCTTTGGgggttctatttttatttttttatggctggagagacagctgtgggtgctgggaaccgaactcttatatttttggttgtgagcctagcctttaacggctgagccatctctccagcccctttgggATTCTTATACATGCTTTGGTTCTAAGAGCTCAACTCCTTACATGTTATCATATCCCAATGTCTCCATTGAGGTCACACTCTCAGGTGAGGTGATCCTGACTTTTGTGGGCTACAAGGGGTATCCAGGATAATTGAATTATCAAGCCTGTGGCTGGGATAGGAGTAAGTTCATCCAAAGGAGGGTTATGAAAAGAGGGTCTCCTATGCAGAGATTTAGAAGTGAACTAAGATTTCTCAATGACCATCTCACTCTCTTCTTGGGAACCTAGGATATTCCAGGTAGGAAGCTGGGAGGTTCTGAAGAGGCTGCAGTGTAGACATAAGACTGAGAAGATATGAGATAGTTAGTGCAGGCTTCCACACATCATTCCCACAACAAATTTCCCACAGTCTTCTAGGGTCCAAAAATCCATTTCCATAGAGGTTTTAGATTTTCTTGTCTAGGGAAGTTGTTTCACCCTGAGTGTGTGCAGACTGTCTGTCCCTATGAGTCTACATTCCTTTATCAGCTTGGCTGATGTCCAAGCTACTAGGTGTGAAGCAGAGACCCCAACATGGTCTCCAGAAACCCAGAGGCTCAGAAGCTAGGTTGCATTAGCTGCATCCTGATGAAGAGTGGTCCTGTTGATCTGTCCTAGGCTCAAACACATGAAATGAGAGGAGGAGTCAATTCCCCTGAGTTTCACCCTCCAAGTGTGTCAGGCCATGAAAAACAGCTCTTCATCCCTGTTGTATCTGAAGCAGATGTCTAAGCAAGAACTCTATTGCAGGGTGGGTCCAGCAGGGATAAAGCTAGTTATGTGGTTGGTACATTCTTGTCTGGAGAGTTTGACATGCACTACCCTCTGTCTTGTGAGGTTCTAGTTTCTCCATGTGTAAATAGAGAAGGCCTGGCAAAGACATTAAGTTCCTTTTAATGATGATCTCATCTGTTTCACATACTTATAGAGAAAGATTCAAGATCTCTGTTCCACAGTGGTTCTGCCCCATCTAAAACTGTGTTGAAGACATTGTGTTGGGGTGTGGTACAGGGCTAGGACAGGACATTCAGGATCTTTCCTTCCAGTTCATGAGGTTTAGCTCCAGTTTACAGAACAAAGTGGGGGACAGATAACCTGGACTCAGTCCTCAGCTATGCACCATCCTTCAGGCTGATCTAGGGCAGGAAAACTGACTGAACGTCTTCAGAGATGGTCCTGTGTTGCATGGCTATGAGAATGAGATACAGCAAATTCAAAGACCCAAATTGGGGTACTCATACAGtaggtattctctctctctctctctctctctctctctctctctctctctctctctctctctctctctctctctctctatttatctacctacctatctacatttctatctatttatctatctatctacctacctctctctctatcaatctatctaACTATCATCattctatctattatctatctatctatctatctatctatctatctatctatctatctatcatctatctattgttCATTCATACAGTGCATTCTAAttgcagcttcccctccctccattcattCAAGTCCCCCACATGTCCACTCTGCTTCAGATtcacagaaaagagcaggccactGCGGGGCCTCAATTGAACATGGCACAATATGATACCATAACATCAGACATAGACAGTCACATCAAGGTTGGTTGACATCACCCAATAGAAAGAAGAGCATCCTAAAGGCAGGCAAATGTGTCAGATACACTTTCATCACTACTGTCGGAAATCACAACGAACACCAAACCAACAACCATAATATAGATGCAGGGGACCTAGTGCAGCTCCATGCAGActctgattgtttttttttttcattttcacacaGTAGTTTATCATTCACAATTCCTCATTCATGATGTCCCCTGGCTCATAGCACTGGAAAGATATCTGCTGTGATGGGGGTTTCGGTGGCTGACTTCCTactgctcctcttcctcaccctctcccttctcctcacaCTCAGGCATGAGAAGAAAGTCAGGAAGGGGGTGAGTAGGATGTGGGAAGCCTGGGTTTCAGTGGGGAGTGGATCCCACTGTGGGCTATCCAAGCAGGGACTCAGGGCACCAGCCTCACTGAAAGCCTAGACTGGGACAGATTAACTTAGAAACACTTCTGCAGAATCTGAACACAAAATGTTATCTGGAAACGTGTAATATCCTGTATTGTATAGACTTTTTTTAACTCCTTaaagatttttaacatttatgcAATGAGTTATAAGGGTCCCTTCTAGTCCTGAAGGTGCTAAGTAAGGGTCTCCAGCTATTAATatatctcttatttatttatttatttatttatttatttatttatttatttatttatttattttaaataagacaTTTTCCATTCAtactacatatcagtcacagattctcctgtcctccctcctcatactccccagcctttcccccaattttccccctattcccacctcctccaaagcaatatctttcatggggagtcagcagagcctggctcaTTCATCTgagcaggtctaagcccctcctccctatGCCAAGGATGTGaaaaagtgtctcaccataggcgtTAGGTTCCAAGAGCTGTCTCATGCACTAGAGACAGGTCACAGTCCCACTTCCTGGGGTCCCCCAAAACAGTTTAAACttaacaactgtctcacttatcaagagggcctagtccagtaccctgggggctcctcagctattggttcacagttcatgtgttgcCATtaatttggctagttgtctctgtagtttttcCTATCATGGTCTTGAtttctcttgctcatagaatccttcctctctcttgtcaattggactcctagagctctgcctgggacccagtcgtggatctctgtatctgcttccatcagtcactggatgaggattctatgatgacagttaaggtattcagcCTTCTGATtcccagagtaggtcagctcaggcacatAGTATCATATTGTGCCATGTTCAATTAATGCCCTCCagtggcctgctcttttctggggcAAGGGTAGTGAATCTGAAGCAGAGTAGATGTGTTTGTGAGGAATTGAATGACTGGAGGGAGTGGaactcttgaccattgccagtagtctattgtggaatcatcattgtggattcctggggaacataacctagcactctgtttctttgtatttgcacggtgtcttcatttatcatggtattgcTTTCCTTGAtcttccactctgttcctgatccagctagaagctaagctctctttcctctgactcttgcccttcattacccccctcacccctagtctgctcatgtagatcacATCCATTTCCGTCACTGGGCAGTGACTGTGTCATTCCTACAGACCTCTTTACTAACTAACCTCCCAGGAGCTGTGGGTTCCagtctggctatcctttgctttacatctagcatccaattatgagtgagtacataccatgtttgtcttctgagtctgggttacctcactcaggacaattttttgtacttccatccatttgcctgtgaacctcatgatgtcattgtttgtctctgctgagtagtattccattgtgtatatgaatcacattttctttatccattcttgagttgaggggcatctaggttgtttccaggtactggctttataaataatgctgctgctatgaacatagttgagcatgtgtttttgtggtatgattgagcattacttgggtatatgcccgggagtggtacagctggattttgaggaagattgatttccaattttctgagaaaccaccatactgatcaCCACAGTAGGTGTatcagtttgcattcccaccaacagtggaggaatattccccttgctccatatcctctccacaTAAGCTGTCTccagtgtttttgatgttagccattctgacaggggtaagatggtgtcttagagtcattttgattttcatttccctgatgattaaggatgttgagcaattccttaaaagtaTTTCAGCCAtatgagcttcttctgttgagaattcacaGTTTTAACTCTacagcccatttttttaattggtatgttagtattttgatgtctagtttcttgagttttttatatattctggagatcagccctctgtta
The nucleotide sequence above comes from Peromyscus maniculatus bairdii isolate BWxNUB_F1_BW_parent chromosome 1, HU_Pman_BW_mat_3.1, whole genome shotgun sequence. Encoded proteins:
- the LOC143272817 gene encoding leukocyte immunoglobulin-like receptor subfamily A member 6, encoding MTTFLTSLLCVALSHLVLWIPALAGVFSKPILQALPRNVVMTGNQVTFFCQGPLEAKEYRLCKEGSPDFLVPTTLIETENVAKFSISSIEWINAGQYMCEYKSPNGKREHSDYLELVVTGVHRSSVSLSALPSPVVTVGGNVTLQCVSQHPYDRFILMKEDEKFSPALPSQNIHPELFGALFTVGPVTPSQRWRFTCYGYYLSTPQAWSVPSNHLELLVSGTLHKPRIGAHPGSVIPSGSPVTIRCQAT